Part of the Natronobacterium gregoryi SP2 genome, CGCTGTGCCATTCCGTCGACTGCATACCGATTCGACGGCTTTGTTATGGACGTGATACGCCGTTTATAAGACTGTCCGAGTCAAAAATCGACGTACTGTTCCTCCCACTCGCGGCGCTCGTCGATCCGCTGCCGGCCGGATTCCGTAATCGCATAGTAGTTCGTTCGCCTGTCGAGTTGTCCCTTCTCGACCAGTTCTTTGTTGACGAGGGTGTCGAGGTTCGGATACAGGCGTCCGTGATTGATCTCCGAACTGTAGTACTTCTCGACTTCGTCTTTGACCGTCTGTCCCGACGGTCGGTCTGCCCCTGCGATCACGTATAGCAGATCTCGCTGAAAGCCGGTCAGATCGTGCATTGCTCAATCACAGTGACCGTTCCACTGAGTGGATGTTTGTTATCCGTGTCGTACAGTTCAGTTAGTGCTTCTTTCATACGCCTCGGAGGGAACTAAACTGTGTGTTCTCGTGAAAGACACGACCGACAACCGATCGGCAGCGATCGAACGTGGTGCACGAATTCGACAGACACGGAGAGTACGAACGCTCCAGACTCGCTTCCAGTCGAGCAACGACTGGCAAAACGGTTACTCGTCAGTCGCTGTAAGCGTTACGTCGATCCCGTCCGGACCGATGTCGATCTCGAGTCCGTCGACGGTCGCTTCGTACGCCGTCGTGTGCGAACCGTCGTCCTCGAATCGGACGCACTCGGCCAGGAAACCGCTCTCGAGAAGATTGTTGATTCGTCGATAGACGGTCGCCGACGAGCTATCCGTCCGGTCTGTTAACTCCTTTGCCGTCTTCGGACCGCCGCTT contains:
- a CDS encoding winged helix-turn-helix domain-containing protein, with the protein product MSTQASNTRSESTPDSAAQLDVLGDECARTIVVATSGGPKTAKELTDRTDSSSATVYRRINNLLESGFLAECVRFEDDGSHTTAYEATVDGLEIDIGPDGIDVTLTATDE
- a CDS encoding PadR family transcriptional regulator, with the translated sequence MHDLTGFQRDLLYVIAGADRPSGQTVKDEVEKYYSSEINHGRLYPNLDTLVNKELVEKGQLDRRTNYYAITESGRQRIDERREWEEQYVDF